In one window of Candidatus Methylomirabilota bacterium DNA:
- a CDS encoding ANTAR domain-containing protein, giving the protein MSAKPRWRVAILDDHERSRAALRAAIWAGGGEVVGEVLRCADAVPLIKRAGPDVAIFAVGLPDGDGIDAAAHAIVTTDCPVVLFTSHTDAELVARAREAGVMAYLLKPLRAAELAPALDVAIARFAENRQLRQTLEGRKHIERAKGALMARFGLTEDEAFRRLRRAAMDSRKPMVEIAKALLVSESVAQDLPTR; this is encoded by the coding sequence ATGTCCGCGAAGCCCCGCTGGCGGGTCGCGATCCTCGACGACCACGAGCGGTCGCGCGCCGCCCTACGCGCCGCCATCTGGGCCGGCGGCGGTGAGGTCGTGGGCGAGGTGCTCCGCTGCGCCGACGCGGTTCCGCTGATCAAGCGCGCCGGTCCCGACGTGGCGATCTTCGCGGTCGGCCTGCCGGACGGCGACGGGATCGACGCGGCGGCCCACGCGATCGTCACGACCGACTGCCCCGTGGTGCTGTTCACCAGCCACACCGACGCCGAGCTCGTGGCCCGCGCCCGCGAGGCCGGCGTGATGGCCTACCTCCTGAAACCCCTGCGCGCCGCCGAGCTCGCGCCCGCGCTCGACGTGGCGATCGCGCGCTTCGCCGAGAATCGCCAGCTGCGCCAGACGCTCGAGGGACGCAAGCACATCGAGCGGGCCAAGGGCGCCCTGATGGCGCGCTTCGGCCTCACGGAAGACGAAGCCTTCCGCCGCCTGCGCCGGGCGGCGATGGACAGCCGGAAGCCCATGGTGGAGATCGCCAAGGCGCTGCTCGTCTCGGAGTCAGTTGCGCAGGACCTGCCTACGCGTTAG
- the urtA gene encoding urea ABC transporter substrate-binding protein has product MPEFSRRDFLKGSLAAGTAVGAGLSFPHVLRAQAKEPIKVGVLHSLSGTMAISEAPIKEVVLMAIQEINKTGVLGRKVEAVVEDPASDWPLFAEKAKKLLLQDKVAAVFGCWTSVSRKSVLPVFEKNNGLLFYPVQYEGEECSKNVIYTGATINQQATPGIDYLMSAEGGAKKKFYLLGSDYVYPRTTNKILRLYLTKVKKVPESAIAEEYTPFHHQDYQTIVGKIKSFSAAGDAAVINTINGDSNVPFFKELANQGVMADKTPTMSYSFAEVELQTLDVKPLVGHFASWNYFMSLKNPENIKWVKAYKEWAKAHNIPEKQAVTDDPMMHAYIHVHLWAKAVQKAESTDVDKVLKALEGLQVPSPVGPYKVDEKNHHTWKPVYIGKIRADGQFDVVWKTKAWVRPEPWSDVTYPGRSCDWSGGGKGSYDMVGGKRVWLSDKS; this is encoded by the coding sequence ATGCCAGAGTTCTCACGTCGCGACTTCCTGAAGGGCTCGCTCGCGGCCGGGACCGCGGTCGGCGCCGGGCTCAGCTTCCCCCACGTCCTCCGGGCGCAGGCCAAGGAACCGATCAAGGTCGGCGTCCTGCACTCGCTCAGCGGCACCATGGCCATCAGCGAGGCGCCGATCAAGGAAGTGGTCCTGATGGCCATCCAGGAGATCAACAAGACCGGCGTGCTCGGGCGAAAGGTCGAGGCCGTCGTGGAGGATCCGGCGTCCGATTGGCCGCTGTTCGCCGAGAAAGCCAAGAAACTCCTCCTCCAGGACAAGGTGGCCGCGGTCTTCGGCTGCTGGACGTCGGTCAGCCGCAAGTCCGTGCTGCCGGTCTTCGAGAAGAACAACGGGCTGCTCTTCTACCCGGTGCAGTACGAGGGTGAGGAGTGCTCGAAGAACGTGATCTACACCGGCGCCACGATCAACCAGCAGGCCACCCCCGGGATCGACTACCTGATGTCGGCGGAGGGCGGCGCGAAGAAGAAGTTCTACCTGCTCGGCTCCGACTACGTGTATCCGCGGACGACGAACAAAATTTTGAGATTGTATCTCACGAAGGTGAAGAAGGTGCCCGAGTCGGCCATCGCCGAGGAGTACACGCCGTTCCACCACCAGGATTACCAGACGATCGTCGGCAAGATCAAGAGCTTCAGCGCCGCCGGCGACGCCGCCGTGATCAACACGATCAACGGCGACAGCAACGTGCCGTTCTTCAAGGAGCTCGCCAACCAGGGCGTCATGGCGGACAAGACGCCCACGATGTCGTATAGCTTCGCCGAGGTGGAGCTTCAGACGCTCGACGTGAAGCCGCTGGTCGGGCACTTCGCGTCCTGGAACTACTTCATGTCGCTCAAGAACCCCGAGAACATCAAGTGGGTGAAGGCCTACAAGGAGTGGGCCAAGGCGCACAACATCCCGGAGAAGCAGGCCGTCACGGACGACCCGATGATGCACGCCTACATCCACGTGCACCTCTGGGCGAAGGCGGTCCAGAAGGCGGAGTCCACCGACGTCGACAAGGTGCTCAAGGCCCTCGAGGGGCTGCAGGTCCCGAGCCCGGTCGGCCCCTACAAGGTGGACGAGAAGAATCACCACACGTGGAAGCCGGTCTACATCGGCAAGATCCGCGCGGACGGCCAGTTCGACGTCGTGTGGAAGACGAAGGCGTGGGTCCGGCCCGAGCCGTGGAGCGACGTCACGTACCCCGGTCGCAGCTGCGACTGGAGCGGCGGCGGCAAGGGCTCGTACGACATGGTCGGCGGCAAGCGGGTGTGGCTGTCGGACAAGTCGTAG